In the genome of Hugenholtzia roseola DSM 9546, one region contains:
- a CDS encoding poly(R)-hydroxyalkanoic acid synthase subunit PhaE: MTNMMDATREMMNAWVDTQNKMVSNWTETVEKMQGLPKDASMLKGSMEIYKNWYEAQKELLSKSMEKSANMAIPADMMPAQMKDMLEKQRNYTQTWVNAMNQMAQEQMDTMLAVADNPQAAAEKWTAYYRNWFSKVTDLMGDMKMGLPGNSAKEAFENMTSAYKSYFNAYELWQPFAKMMGDKNYDWQSYFKAVDFEKFQKQSQEMFAMVSPAKFHQMGEQVNKFIEDYRKTLLDSPMIAPYRDVLAKYTELFPMMGGLQNSMKFGAMQEEMMGKLQKMYAPFYKIIPPSREKEMAQIVVDMQSDLMKYQTKVSEMNYMIGSSARQASESLMKDLFERAKGGEATVKSYNEFFLTWLNVLEEQMIELFKSDDFSKIQGEVLSLQLDLKAAVNKGVEYVLSPYPVVMHSQVDDLTKQVHALKAKIRNLEKQLSNQSVQAEMAIDEVASEVEVSEDEKKASSRRKSVK, encoded by the coding sequence ATGACTAACATGATGGACGCTACTCGCGAAATGATGAATGCGTGGGTAGATACGCAGAACAAGATGGTTTCAAACTGGACAGAAACCGTCGAGAAGATGCAAGGGCTTCCCAAAGACGCTTCTATGCTCAAAGGCAGCATGGAAATTTACAAAAATTGGTATGAAGCACAAAAAGAACTCCTTTCTAAGAGCATGGAAAAATCTGCAAACATGGCTATACCTGCGGATATGATGCCTGCTCAAATGAAAGATATGTTGGAAAAACAGCGCAACTACACCCAAACTTGGGTCAATGCGATGAACCAAATGGCGCAAGAGCAAATGGATACGATGTTGGCAGTGGCAGATAATCCACAGGCAGCAGCCGAAAAATGGACGGCTTATTACAGAAATTGGTTTAGCAAAGTAACCGACTTGATGGGCGACATGAAAATGGGCTTGCCCGGCAACAGTGCCAAAGAAGCCTTCGAAAACATGACCTCTGCCTACAAATCTTACTTCAACGCCTACGAACTTTGGCAGCCTTTTGCTAAAATGATGGGCGACAAAAACTACGATTGGCAGTCTTATTTCAAAGCCGTAGATTTCGAAAAATTCCAAAAGCAAAGCCAAGAGATGTTTGCGATGGTTTCGCCTGCCAAGTTTCACCAAATGGGTGAGCAGGTCAATAAGTTTATCGAAGACTACCGCAAGACCTTGCTCGACTCGCCCATGATTGCGCCTTATCGCGATGTATTGGCAAAATACACTGAACTTTTCCCTATGATGGGCGGCTTGCAAAACTCTATGAAGTTTGGTGCAATGCAGGAAGAGATGATGGGCAAATTGCAAAAAATGTATGCCCCTTTCTACAAAATCATTCCGCCAAGCCGCGAAAAGGAGATGGCGCAAATTGTAGTAGATATGCAAAGCGATTTGATGAAGTACCAAACTAAGGTTTCTGAAATGAACTATATGATTGGTAGCTCGGCGCGTCAAGCCTCTGAAAGTCTGATGAAAGACCTTTTTGAGCGTGCTAAGGGCGGCGAAGCAACTGTTAAGTCTTACAATGAATTTTTCCTCACTTGGTTGAACGTTTTGGAAGAGCAAATGATTGAGCTTTTCAAAAGCGACGACTTTTCTAAGATACAAGGCGAAGTTTTGTCTTTACAATTAGACCTAAAAGCTGCCGTTAATAAAGGCGTTGAATATGTGCTTTCACCCTACCCTGTCGTGATGCACTCACAAGTAGATGACCTTACCAAGCAGGTGCATGCGTTGAAGGCAAAAATCCGCAACTTAGAAAAGCAACTTTCCAATCAGAGCGTTCAGGCAGAGATGGCAATAGACGAAGTAGCAAGTGAAGTAGAGGTGTCGGAAGACGAAAAAAAAGCCTCTTCACGTCGTAAGAGCGTTAAATAA
- a CDS encoding DUF4271 domain-containing protein, which translates to MRLEEYTIFTKWQPLPLPPLPYGSKRKSVLPFRWGFFGLLMALLLLCQIPESVAQNQTKDNQKALQKEWAQLSNRIYQDQTDRWKIYQEAEASYLPYLPAQMPAQAVLHLILERQTWQQPLVESLALFSPTETRLFIDNVFIGSFEGIYFLDKKTVEGYFKKHNRPQVLISLYAPQKPFKAAIPAFILHAPVQRKTQDSTILSPENTKEIATALDTTPTKQPDSLLLDSAKQKKATKSPSFYEEATPEPRKKVAVYSWVVVFSLGLLALVILISNYLVPLFDLAAFGEAIAFFIRPNYIYKRTDRLLVVSFILYYALVLSFAILILGLYADSLGFEIALSGRLLFLELLFEWFSLALTAAILIGLHLLLVQFLSNIFFNQKQQTDLHVQGIINSMVLILGVALPLVVMVSMLGIFWEGAIWEISFKIGLFLYFIRTLLLSFHLYKNIATQRFYLFSYLCIAEYAPLLLMAQVLMAAV; encoded by the coding sequence ATGAGGCTTGAAGAATATACCATTTTTACAAAGTGGCAGCCTTTGCCCTTGCCCCCGCTTCCCTACGGCAGCAAGCGAAAGTCTGTGTTGCCTTTCAGATGGGGGTTCTTCGGTTTGCTCATGGCTTTGCTGCTTCTTTGTCAGATACCCGAAAGTGTGGCGCAAAATCAGACAAAAGACAACCAAAAGGCACTGCAAAAAGAGTGGGCGCAACTTTCCAATCGCATCTATCAAGACCAGACCGACAGATGGAAAATCTATCAAGAAGCGGAAGCAAGCTACCTACCCTACCTGCCTGCTCAAATGCCTGCCCAAGCGGTCTTGCACCTGATTTTGGAGCGTCAGACGTGGCAACAGCCTTTGGTAGAATCCTTAGCCCTATTTTCACCTACCGAAACGCGCCTTTTCATAGACAACGTTTTTATCGGCAGTTTTGAAGGTATTTATTTTTTAGATAAAAAAACGGTTGAAGGTTATTTTAAAAAACACAATCGCCCGCAGGTGCTTATCTCGCTCTATGCCCCCCAAAAGCCTTTCAAAGCCGCCATTCCTGCCTTCATTCTGCATGCCCCTGTACAGCGAAAGACACAGGATAGCACGATTTTATCGCCTGAAAACACAAAAGAGATTGCCACAGCCTTAGACACCACCCCGACCAAACAACCCGATAGCCTGCTTTTGGATAGTGCCAAACAGAAAAAGGCAACGAAAAGCCCTTCTTTTTACGAAGAAGCCACTCCCGAACCGCGAAAAAAAGTAGCCGTTTATAGTTGGGTAGTCGTGTTTAGCTTAGGACTCTTAGCCCTTGTCATTTTGATTTCGAACTACTTAGTTCCACTCTTCGACCTCGCCGCCTTTGGCGAGGCTATCGCCTTTTTTATACGCCCCAACTACATCTACAAACGCACCGATAGGCTTTTAGTCGTGAGTTTTATCCTCTACTATGCCCTTGTGCTATCTTTTGCTATCCTCATTTTAGGGCTTTACGCCGATAGCTTGGGTTTTGAAATTGCCCTTTCAGGGCGGCTTCTTTTTTTGGAATTGCTCTTCGAATGGTTTAGCTTGGCACTAACAGCAGCCATACTTATAGGATTGCATTTATTATTGGTACAATTTCTTTCTAATATTTTTTTCAATCAGAAACAGCAGACCGATTTGCACGTGCAGGGCATCATCAATAGTATGGTCTTGATTTTGGGCGTAGCCCTGCCGCTGGTGGTGATGGTTTCGATGCTGGGCATTTTTTGGGAAGGTGCAATTTGGGAAATTAGCTTTAAAATTGGCTTATTTTTGTACTTTATACGTACCCTCTTGCTTAGTTTCCACCTGTATAAAAACATTGCGACACAACGTTTCTATTTATTTTCGTATCTTTGCATCGCCGAATACGCGCCCTTGCTGCTGATGGCTCAAGTCCTGATGGCGGCGGTTTGA
- a CDS encoding thioredoxin family protein, with product MSYHTLETAYHTAGISYSAYRELIDTLLAQGTTTNGDSRPDILDYTKMNVQRMSRLDKTVTLLPDFEAFETLLQQKNTQWLWLILTEGWCGDAAQIVPVMEKIAAQNSHIETRYLMRDANESLMNRHLTNGVSKAIPKLICVRKADWAEIGSWGARPQEAQALVEDYKNNPVGDFKAFAEKLHGWYAKDKTLSTQRELLAAMQIWLEA from the coding sequence ATGTCTTATCACACGCTCGAAACTGCTTACCATACGGCAGGCATCTCCTATTCTGCCTATCGCGAACTGATTGATACACTTTTGGCACAAGGCACGACCACCAACGGTGATAGCCGTCCCGACATTTTAGATTATACCAAAATGAACGTGCAGCGCATGAGCCGTTTGGATAAAACAGTAACGCTACTGCCTGATTTTGAGGCTTTTGAAACGCTTTTGCAACAAAAAAATACGCAATGGCTTTGGCTTATCCTAACCGAAGGCTGGTGTGGAGATGCGGCGCAAATTGTGCCTGTTATGGAAAAAATTGCTGCCCAAAATAGCCACATAGAAACGCGCTACCTGATGCGTGATGCCAACGAAAGCCTGATGAATCGCCACCTGACAAATGGCGTTAGCAAAGCCATTCCCAAACTTATTTGTGTGCGAAAGGCGGATTGGGCAGAAATAGGCTCTTGGGGCGCAAGACCGCAGGAGGCGCAAGCCTTAGTGGAAGACTATAAAAACAACCCCGTAGGCGATTTTAAAGCCTTCGCCGAAAAACTGCACGGCTGGTATGCCAAAGATAAGACCCTTTCTACACAACGCGAACTATTGGCAGCGATGCAAATTTGGCTCGAAGCCTAA
- a CDS encoding uroporphyrinogen-III synthase encodes MANEPSNQTFSTSSTPKTAVQTVLISQPPPTTEKSPYHELAKKFELQIDFRPFIEIQPVTAREFRKQKINILDHTAIIFTSKNAVDHFFALAKVLRVEVPEDMKYFCVSEQTANYLQRYIILRKRKVFVGERTSQDLQRLFVKHKKEKYLFPCSDIRKDDISEFMKANNIALTEAVIYCTVASDLKDIEIGKYDMIAFFSPSGVKSLLHNFPNFEQKNTRIAAFGPTTAQAVRDLNLRLDIEAPMPNAPSMTGAIEVYLQSFYSNK; translated from the coding sequence ATGGCAAACGAACCCTCAAATCAAACATTTTCTACTTCTTCTACCCCAAAGACTGCGGTTCAAACGGTTTTGATTTCTCAACCCCCCCCAACAACGGAAAAATCGCCTTACCATGAATTGGCGAAAAAATTTGAGCTTCAAATAGACTTCCGCCCCTTTATCGAGATTCAACCCGTAACGGCAAGAGAGTTCCGAAAGCAAAAAATCAACATTCTCGACCATACAGCCATCATCTTTACGAGCAAAAACGCTGTCGACCACTTTTTCGCCTTAGCGAAGGTCTTGCGCGTAGAAGTTCCCGAAGATATGAAGTATTTTTGCGTTTCCGAACAGACTGCCAATTACCTCCAACGCTACATTATTCTGCGCAAACGCAAGGTATTTGTAGGAGAACGCACCTCACAAGACCTACAACGCCTTTTTGTCAAGCATAAGAAAGAGAAGTATCTTTTCCCTTGTTCGGATATTCGCAAAGACGACATCAGCGAATTTATGAAGGCAAACAATATCGCCCTCACCGAAGCCGTCATTTATTGCACCGTCGCCTCCGACTTGAAAGATATAGAGATAGGCAAATACGATATGATTGCCTTTTTTAGCCCTTCAGGAGTGAAATCTTTGCTACACAATTTCCCAAACTTCGAGCAAAAAAACACACGCATTGCAGCCTTCGGTCCGACGACGGCACAAGCTGTGCGCGATTTGAACCTGCGTCTGGATATTGAAGCCCCCATGCCCAATGCGCCCTCGATGACAGGTGCGATAGAAGTCTATTTGCAGTCGTTTTATTCAAATAAGTAG
- a CDS encoding response regulator has product MSKRAGLFQRLSTKLILGFSVILIVSIFVNLFAIWKLYQVQKVAIEISENWMPSIYTISDMNTSTGEFMIQQQQHIFSLSEVEMAQAIGNMEEIQRRILERSQEFERLLSERERRFSNEEMTESVERDKNRFLSYKELYTQYIDESKRIIQLSNYNNKEEAKEKMRERSFSLFESCSMELTALISENFMNGKRAAERSEEIYADSRTLITLFTMLSIFASVFVAFFIVSDVRKQIGGEPADIAEVVRRVSDGDLTMEFRNDAPSNSIYTSVRKMVENLREVSKLTNNIAKGDLSRRVEVKSKADLLAISINQMIDNFKDIITQAQVIAKGDYSINIKQHGEHDELGAALQLMTNSLRQNKQETQEQNWIKDGLNQLGKQLSGNLQFIELSRKAISFLARYTTSSQGVLYIYEGESKSLKLQASFAFTERNALSNQYKIGEGLIGQVALERSPILLKNIRRNDMTLSAGTFEEPPMQLFAFPLVFENELYGVIELASFDEFTTLKRDFLEQASITVATYIYSVQQTDRIKGLLAISEEATRNAEARAREIAQANMRLEVQQAELQEKSEELRRRNESLIQAKEELDRRAEQLEMSNRYKSEFLANMSHELRTPLNSIIMLSKMLSKNERNSLNDKDVKKAKIIHKSGGELLRLINDILDLSKIEAGKMVINPAQFATDEILTDMHDLFHTIAQEKNVAFIIDDQVKGALYTDKERLAQILRNFLANAFKFTKKGSVTLRIAPYQNTENQVVFSVVDTGIGIPKDKQQIIFEAFKQADGTTSREYGGTGLGLSIARELAKLLQGKIELESTPNQGSTFSLVLPLEIDEELAAKEERVTVAKTERPAAEKTEQQHLAQVFNAKNTAERKLQMARIRQHVEDDRNNIHKNDFVILIVEDEVQFAESMAEVLKQQGIKTLIAQSGEEGIDLALEFKPSGIILDLGLPDIDGVDVLRKIKSIKELRHIPIEIISARDKDSNLISRGAIGFLQKPIDELALKNALQDMVKVASKSIKELLIVEDDESQMEAIKALLVGDDVRVLGVRSKEEAINQLQTQHFDGAIIDLGLKDGNGAEICEFINENYPKVPIIIYTGKSISPEEEKKLRKAAQSIVLKAQDAEEKLKDEVSIFLHRMEKEVEQEDSKSGAATLAEVPKETAPAEVLQPIKPNKAAIEEIEAKVAQQTVAPNGLQKGRADTKTEENKDFSREEIAALIKDKNILVVDDDIRNIFVIASALESFEANILEALNGQEAIETLRSEEVDLVLMDSVMPEMNGLDAMRQIRNDPQIGHIAIIAITGKAQEEDKKECLDAGANDYITKPVDYDQLIKAVCQWIGKKV; this is encoded by the coding sequence ATGAGCAAGCGAGCAGGTTTATTTCAGCGTCTTTCCACCAAGTTGATATTGGGCTTTTCTGTTATCTTGATAGTGTCCATTTTCGTCAATCTCTTTGCGATATGGAAACTCTATCAGGTGCAGAAAGTAGCCATAGAGATTAGCGAAAATTGGATGCCCAGTATTTATACCATCTCCGATATGAATACCAGTACGGGCGAATTTATGATACAACAACAACAGCACATCTTTTCGCTCTCCGAGGTAGAAATGGCGCAGGCGATTGGCAATATGGAGGAAATCCAGCGTCGTATCTTAGAGCGTTCCCAAGAGTTTGAACGCCTTTTGAGCGAGCGTGAGCGTCGCTTTTCGAATGAGGAGATGACCGAAAGCGTAGAGCGCGACAAAAACCGCTTTCTTTCCTATAAAGAACTCTACACCCAATACATAGACGAGAGTAAGCGCATTATCCAACTTTCTAACTACAACAACAAAGAAGAAGCAAAGGAAAAGATGCGTGAGCGTTCGTTTTCGCTCTTCGAATCGTGTAGCATGGAACTGACCGCCCTTATTTCGGAAAACTTTATGAATGGCAAGCGGGCAGCCGAGCGCAGCGAAGAAATTTACGCCGATTCGCGCACCTTAATCACCCTTTTTACGATGCTTTCTATTTTCGCCAGCGTCTTTGTTGCTTTTTTCATTGTTTCTGATGTGAGAAAGCAGATTGGAGGCGAGCCTGCCGACATCGCAGAGGTAGTACGTAGGGTGTCTGATGGCGACCTGACTATGGAATTTAGAAATGATGCGCCCTCGAATAGCATCTATACTTCTGTTCGCAAAATGGTAGAAAACCTAAGAGAAGTATCCAAACTGACCAATAACATAGCCAAAGGCGATTTATCGCGTCGCGTCGAGGTCAAGAGCAAAGCCGACCTTTTAGCCATTTCTATCAACCAAATGATAGACAATTTTAAGGACATCATCACCCAAGCGCAGGTGATTGCAAAAGGCGACTACTCTATCAACATCAAACAACACGGCGAACATGACGAATTAGGGGCAGCCTTGCAGCTCATGACCAATAGCTTGCGCCAAAATAAGCAAGAAACGCAGGAGCAAAACTGGATTAAAGATGGTTTGAATCAATTAGGCAAACAGCTTTCGGGAAATTTGCAGTTCATCGAGCTTTCGCGCAAAGCCATCTCTTTTTTGGCGCGTTATACTACCTCCTCACAAGGCGTATTGTACATCTATGAAGGCGAAAGCAAGAGTTTGAAATTACAAGCCTCCTTTGCCTTTACCGAGCGCAACGCCCTTTCGAATCAGTACAAAATCGGCGAAGGGCTTATCGGGCAGGTTGCCTTAGAAAGAAGCCCTATTTTGCTCAAAAATATCCGCCGAAACGACATGACCCTTTCGGCAGGCACTTTTGAAGAGCCGCCCATGCAACTTTTTGCCTTCCCCTTGGTCTTTGAAAACGAACTCTATGGCGTGATAGAGTTGGCTTCCTTTGATGAATTTACAACTCTCAAACGCGACTTTTTAGAGCAGGCAAGCATTACCGTCGCTACCTACATCTATTCGGTGCAACAAACCGACCGCATCAAGGGGCTTTTAGCCATTTCAGAAGAAGCCACACGCAACGCAGAAGCCAGAGCGCGAGAAATTGCACAAGCCAATATGCGTTTGGAAGTACAGCAAGCCGAATTGCAAGAAAAGTCGGAAGAATTGCGCCGTCGAAACGAAAGCCTCATTCAAGCCAAAGAAGAACTCGACCGCAGAGCCGAGCAGCTTGAAATGTCAAATCGCTACAAGTCGGAATTTTTGGCGAATATGTCGCACGAACTTCGCACGCCACTCAATTCTATCATCATGCTTTCTAAAATGCTCTCTAAAAATGAGCGCAACTCTTTGAACGACAAAGATGTCAAGAAGGCGAAAATCATACACAAATCGGGAGGCGAACTCTTGCGTCTTATCAATGACATCTTAGACCTTTCGAAGATAGAGGCAGGCAAAATGGTCATCAATCCTGCCCAATTTGCCACAGACGAAATTCTGACCGATATGCACGACCTTTTCCATACCATTGCGCAGGAAAAGAACGTTGCCTTTATCATAGACGACCAAGTGAAGGGCGCACTTTATACCGACAAAGAACGCTTGGCGCAAATCTTACGCAACTTTTTGGCTAATGCCTTCAAATTTACCAAAAAAGGCAGCGTAACCCTTCGCATTGCACCTTATCAAAATACTGAAAATCAGGTAGTTTTTAGCGTCGTAGATACAGGTATCGGGATTCCCAAAGACAAGCAGCAAATCATTTTCGAAGCCTTCAAACAAGCCGACGGCACTACTTCGCGCGAATACGGTGGCACAGGTTTAGGGCTTTCCATTGCGCGTGAGCTTGCCAAACTTTTGCAGGGTAAGATAGAATTGGAAAGTACGCCTAATCAGGGCAGCACTTTTAGCTTGGTCTTGCCTTTGGAAATAGACGAAGAATTAGCCGCAAAAGAGGAGCGCGTAACCGTAGCCAAAACTGAACGACCTGCCGCCGAAAAAACCGAACAACAGCATCTTGCCCAAGTCTTCAATGCCAAAAATACCGCCGAGCGCAAGTTGCAGATGGCGCGGATTCGCCAGCACGTAGAAGACGATAGAAACAATATCCATAAAAACGATTTTGTCATTCTCATTGTAGAAGACGAGGTACAGTTTGCCGAAAGCATGGCGGAGGTGCTAAAACAGCAAGGCATCAAGACCCTTATTGCGCAAAGTGGCGAGGAGGGCATCGATTTGGCACTCGAATTTAAGCCCAGCGGCATTATCTTAGACTTAGGCTTGCCCGATATCGACGGCGTAGATGTGCTTAGAAAGATTAAATCTATCAAGGAATTGCGTCATATTCCTATCGAAATCATATCGGCACGCGATAAAGATAGCAACCTTATTAGTCGGGGTGCGATAGGTTTCCTACAAAAGCCCATAGATGAGTTGGCTCTTAAAAACGCGCTACAAGACATGGTCAAAGTAGCGAGCAAATCTATCAAAGAATTGCTTATCGTAGAAGATGACGAATCGCAGATGGAGGCGATAAAGGCTCTCTTAGTCGGTGATGACGTGCGCGTTTTGGGGGTTAGAAGCAAAGAAGAAGCCATCAATCAATTACAGACCCAACATTTCGACGGCGCAATTATAGATTTGGGACTCAAAGATGGCAATGGCGCAGAGATTTGCGAATTTATCAACGAAAACTACCCCAAAGTTCCTATCATTATCTATACAGGTAAAAGTATTTCGCCCGAAGAGGAAAAGAAATTGCGCAAGGCAGCGCAAAGTATTGTCCTCAAAGCCCAAGATGCTGAGGAAAAACTCAAAGACGAGGTTTCTATCTTTTTGCATCGAATGGAAAAAGAAGTAGAGCAAGAAGATAGCAAAAGCGGAGCCGCCACCCTTGCAGAAGTGCCAAAAGAAACCGCACCTGCCGAAGTCTTGCAGCCCATCAAACCCAATAAGGCTGCCATAGAAGAAATTGAAGCCAAAGTAGCACAACAAACCGTCGCTCCCAACGGGCTTCAAAAAGGCAGAGCCGATACCAAAACAGAGGAAAACAAAGACTTTTCGCGCGAGGAAATTGCCGCCCTCATCAAGGATAAAAACATCTTAGTCGTAGATGACGACATCCGAAATATTTTCGTGATTGCCTCTGCCCTCGAATCCTTTGAAGCCAATATCTTGGAAGCCCTCAATGGGCAGGAAGCCATCGAAACGTTGCGCTCCGAAGAGGTAGATTTGGTGCTTATGGATTCGGTCATGCCTGAAATGAACGGCTTAGATGCCATGCGACAAATCCGAAACGACCCCCAAATCGGACATATCGCCATTATCGCCATCACAGGCAAGGCACAGGAAGAGGATAAAAAAGAGTGTCTCGATGCAGGAGCGAATGATTATATCACCAAGCCCGTCGATTACGACCAACTCATCAAAGCCGTTTGTCAATGGATTGGTAAGAAAGTCTGA
- the hisG gene encoding ATP phosphoribosyltransferase — protein sequence MQAKLKIAIQKSGRLSEKSLALLQECGISFNLGSNTLRTESHNFPLELLLLRDDDIPAYVSDGVADIGILGENVVLEKGYPLEIVEKLGFGKCRLSLAVPRATHYQGLSDFAGKRIATSYPKILGTYLRVAGVEAEIHVISGSVEIAPSIGLAEGICDIVSSGSTLLSNGLKEVEEVLTSEAVLVAKPHLEGEKRDIFDKLLFRLRAVRRSQHNKYILLNAPQDKLDQIIAILPGLKSPTVLPLAEEGWVSVHSVIHEDDFWEKIDALQQAGAEGILVVPIEKMLI from the coding sequence ATGCAAGCAAAACTCAAAATTGCGATTCAGAAATCGGGACGTTTGAGCGAAAAATCGCTCGCGTTGCTCCAAGAGTGTGGCATTTCCTTTAATTTGGGTAGCAATACCCTACGCACCGAATCGCATAACTTCCCCTTAGAACTTTTGCTCCTGCGCGACGACGACATTCCCGCCTACGTCAGTGACGGGGTCGCCGACATCGGCATCTTAGGGGAAAATGTAGTCTTAGAAAAAGGCTACCCCTTAGAAATTGTAGAAAAGTTGGGCTTTGGCAAATGTCGCCTTTCTTTGGCTGTACCACGCGCTACCCACTATCAGGGCTTGTCCGACTTTGCAGGCAAGCGCATTGCCACTTCCTACCCCAAAATCTTAGGAACATACTTGCGGGTGGCAGGCGTTGAAGCAGAGATACACGTCATCAGTGGTTCGGTAGAAATTGCGCCCAGCATTGGCTTGGCAGAAGGCATTTGCGACATCGTCAGTTCGGGCAGTACCCTCCTAAGCAACGGTTTGAAGGAAGTAGAAGAGGTGCTTACCTCCGAAGCCGTTTTGGTAGCCAAGCCCCATTTAGAAGGCGAAAAGCGCGACATCTTCGATAAATTACTTTTCCGCCTGCGTGCCGTCCGCCGCTCACAGCACAATAAGTACATCTTGCTCAATGCCCCCCAAGACAAATTAGACCAAATTATCGCTATCCTACCCGGACTGAAAAGTCCTACCGTCTTGCCTTTGGCAGAGGAAGGCTGGGTCTCGGTACATTCTGTTATTCACGAAGACGATTTTTGGGAAAAAATTGACGCATTACAGCAAGCAGGGGCAGAGGGTATTTTGGTAGTGCCGATAGAAAAAATGCTGATTTGA
- a CDS encoding hybrid sensor histidine kinase/response regulator → MNTAHIDSQGTMSDNLEDKKIQILIVDDVPSNLFTLRALLEERFEEVEIVEASSGFEALETLMKESIDLIILDIQMPEMDGFQTAKLIRSRKKTKNIPIVFLTAAYKSEEFRDKGFSLGATDYLTKPIDDYQLTNRINAYLSIIKLEKNHKQELERKVDERTRDLKQALQINSAQKEELELALVKLKNAQNQIIAQEKLASLGELTAGIAHEIKNPLNFIINFSEVTRELTGDLTHILEEVLQNEGSLNQEQLDEIKDIIENLNENSDKINSHGKRADSIINNMLLHSHDKKGVYQEVHLNTSLQEYASLAYHSYINNHKGFAAKIDHQLDERVGNVKLIPQDFGRALINMISNSLYATHKKKKLLQEGYEPVITIKTLDKGDSVEIIIRDNGIGIAKNDIDKIFNPFFTTKEPGQGTGLGLSICYDIVKNIHKGDIQVASQEGEYCEFSIFLPKNPPMQP, encoded by the coding sequence GTGAATACCGCACACATAGACTCACAAGGCACCATGTCGGATAACTTAGAGGATAAAAAAATTCAGATTTTGATTGTAGATGACGTTCCCAGTAATTTATTTACCCTGCGGGCGTTGCTCGAAGAGCGTTTCGAAGAGGTCGAAATTGTCGAGGCAAGTTCGGGTTTCGAAGCCTTAGAAACTTTGATGAAGGAATCCATAGACCTCATCATTTTGGACATCCAGATGCCCGAAATGGACGGCTTCCAAACGGCAAAACTTATCAGAAGCCGTAAAAAGACTAAAAATATTCCCATTGTCTTCCTTACTGCCGCCTACAAGTCGGAGGAGTTTCGCGATAAAGGTTTTTCTTTGGGCGCAACCGATTATCTGACCAAACCCATCGACGACTACCAGCTCACCAATCGCATCAACGCCTATCTTAGCATCATCAAATTAGAAAAAAACCACAAGCAAGAGTTAGAGCGCAAAGTAGATGAGCGCACACGCGATTTGAAGCAAGCCCTACAAATCAATAGTGCGCAAAAGGAGGAATTAGAATTGGCTTTGGTCAAGCTCAAAAATGCGCAAAACCAAATCATTGCACAGGAAAAACTCGCCTCGCTCGGCGAACTAACCGCAGGAATTGCGCATGAGATTAAAAACCCTTTGAATTTTATCATCAACTTTTCCGAAGTAACGCGCGAACTAACAGGCGACCTAACGCATATCCTCGAAGAGGTCTTGCAAAATGAGGGCAGCCTCAATCAGGAGCAATTAGATGAAATTAAGGATATTATTGAAAATCTAAACGAAAATTCCGATAAAATCAACAGCCATGGCAAGCGTGCCGATAGCATCATCAATAATATGTTGCTCCATTCGCACGACAAAAAAGGCGTGTATCAAGAAGTACATCTCAATACTTCTTTGCAGGAATATGCAAGTTTGGCATATCATAGCTACATCAACAACCACAAGGGATTTGCTGCCAAAATCGACCATCAGCTCGATGAGCGCGTGGGCAATGTCAAACTCATTCCGCAGGATTTCGGACGCGCCCTTATCAATATGATTAGCAATTCGCTCTATGCTACCCACAAAAAAAAGAAACTCTTACAGGAGGGTTACGAACCTGTCATCACCATCAAGACCCTCGACAAGGGCGATTCGGTAGAAATTATCATTCGCGATAATGGCATTGGCATTGCTAAAAACGACATAGACAAGATTTTTAATCCCTTTTTCACCACCAAAGAGCCGGGGCAGGGAACGGGATTGGGGCTTTCCATCTGCTACGACATCGTTAAAAATATCCACAAGGGCGACATTCAGGTTGCCTCCCAAGAGGGCGAATATTGTGAATTTAGCATCTTTTTGCCCAAAAATCCGCCCATGCAGCCTTAG